A portion of the Mesobacillus sp. AQ2 genome contains these proteins:
- a CDS encoding CsbA family protein gives MVLKYLSALLLPGFMVVFFSRVAYNHVLALVLTVALIAASVYKGYTDTFLLIVVDAFSLTFGFFLANQMRSRNKK, from the coding sequence TTGGTGCTGAAATATTTGTCCGCACTGCTCCTGCCTGGTTTCATGGTCGTGTTTTTTTCCCGGGTTGCCTATAATCATGTCCTTGCGCTTGTATTGACAGTCGCATTGATCGCGGCTTCTGTTTATAAAGGGTATACGGATACCTTTCTGCTGATCGTCGTTGACGCTTTCTCGTTGACGTTTGGCTTCTTTCTGGCCAATCAGATGAGGAGCAGGAACAAGAAATAG
- a CDS encoding HDOD domain-containing protein, translating to MDIYVARQPIFDLNEKTVAYELLYRSSAVNTYQHTDGDQATTDVIVNSFLNIGVKDLSNGKPCFINFTDNLLKLGVPSYFNPLSIVVEILETVELNDEILKICQELKSHGYTIALDDFFVSQWNELTVRLLDFIDIIKIDFRTTSRTDRLEMIRFLKGRAIRFLAEKVETIDEYLEAKEDGFVFFQGFYFSKPVILNSYDIPSYYHSYFQILKETESPEPDLEKIKDVIEKDISLSYKLLRLINNPVFRPRNEISSIKQAIILLGLNEIKKWIYVLAIRGAVTGTGNSKEREIIELSLKRGKLGELIGRKVGREVLASKYFLLGMFSLMDSLLHHPMEDLLQDLPLSNELKDALSGEKNDEYVMLQFLIDIEHAFHENLELAFNPTTMSKEELFRLYGEASDWAAKVLTEVNP from the coding sequence ATGGATATTTATGTTGCCAGGCAGCCTATATTTGATTTGAATGAGAAAACTGTTGCGTATGAATTGCTTTACAGGAGCAGCGCAGTCAATACTTATCAGCATACAGATGGGGACCAGGCTACAACGGACGTTATTGTGAATAGCTTCTTGAATATCGGGGTCAAAGATTTATCGAATGGCAAACCTTGTTTCATTAATTTTACTGATAATCTATTAAAACTGGGTGTTCCTTCTTATTTCAATCCATTATCCATTGTGGTGGAAATTCTTGAAACCGTTGAATTGAATGATGAGATCCTGAAAATTTGCCAGGAATTGAAATCGCATGGATACACTATTGCGCTGGATGATTTTTTTGTTTCCCAGTGGAATGAACTGACGGTCCGATTATTGGACTTTATTGATATAATCAAAATCGATTTCAGGACGACCAGCCGAACGGACAGGCTGGAAATGATCCGCTTTTTAAAGGGAAGGGCCATCCGGTTTCTTGCTGAAAAAGTCGAAACGATCGATGAATATCTTGAAGCGAAGGAAGATGGGTTCGTATTCTTTCAGGGTTTTTACTTTAGCAAGCCAGTTATCCTGAACAGCTATGATATCCCATCTTATTATCATTCCTATTTTCAGATTCTGAAAGAAACCGAGAGCCCGGAACCAGACCTGGAAAAAATAAAGGATGTCATTGAAAAGGATATATCCCTTTCCTACAAACTGTTAAGATTGATCAATAACCCGGTTTTCAGGCCGCGGAACGAGATTTCCTCGATTAAGCAGGCTATTATCCTTTTAGGGCTTAATGAAATAAAAAAATGGATCTATGTACTGGCCATCAGGGGAGCAGTCACAGGTACCGGCAATTCCAAGGAAAGGGAAATCATTGAATTGTCCCTAAAGCGGGGAAAGCTGGGGGAACTGATTGGCAGGAAGGTAGGAAGAGAGGTATTGGCCTCTAAGTATTTCCTTCTCGGAATGTTTTCCCTGATGGATTCCCTGCTGCACCATCCGATGGAGGACTTGCTTCAAGACTTGCCTCTCAGCAATGAATTGAAGGATGCCTTATCGGGTGAAAAGAATGATGAATACGTCATGCTTCAATTTTTAATAGATATTGAGCATGCCTTCCACGAAAATCTTGAGCTTGCTTTCAACCCGACCACGATGAGCAAGGAAGAGCTCTTCAGGCTTTATGGAGAGGCGAGTGACTGGGCAGCCAAGGTATTGACTGAAGTGAATCCATAA
- a CDS encoding helix-turn-helix domain-containing protein, whose product MRSKMKYAPEDIQLIKDQLGSQSLPSIARRLNRSLTALEVKITRLGLSHTKSYTGMLTAGELANILKIDRNTVMQWILNHELDSHQRITRNKKKFTFINIDDFWAWAESKRHKIDFSKLELDALPPEPEWVAEERKTVRQVTNYKAWTKKEEKLLMEFYCCGKSLGEISELLGRTRESIRKKINRVIHNKQ is encoded by the coding sequence TTGAGATCTAAGATGAAATACGCGCCTGAAGATATACAGCTAATTAAAGACCAGCTTGGCAGCCAATCATTACCTAGCATTGCCAGAAGGCTGAATCGCAGTCTTACAGCCCTTGAAGTGAAGATCACCAGATTGGGACTGTCCCACACGAAATCTTACACGGGAATGCTGACCGCAGGAGAACTGGCAAACATCCTCAAGATAGACCGAAATACCGTGATGCAATGGATCCTTAATCATGAATTGGATTCCCATCAGCGGATTACCCGCAATAAGAAGAAATTTACCTTCATCAACATTGATGATTTTTGGGCGTGGGCTGAAAGTAAGCGCCATAAAATTGACTTTTCCAAACTAGAGCTTGATGCACTCCCTCCTGAACCGGAGTGGGTGGCAGAAGAGCGTAAAACCGTTCGGCAAGTCACGAATTATAAAGCATGGACGAAAAAAGAAGAGAAGCTCCTGATGGAATTCTACTGCTGCGGCAAGTCGTTGGGCGAAATCTCTGAATTGCTAGGGAGGACGCGAGAATCCATTCGCAAAAAAATCAATAGAGTTATTCATAATAAGCAATGA